From one Plantibacter flavus genomic stretch:
- a CDS encoding GNAT family N-acetyltransferase yields MTIRISRVAWDDEAGTVLRAAQRRELDARYGSDDHEPGTPPTAADITLFLLASDVDDTPLGCGGLRMLGEDRAEIKRMFVVQQARGTGVATALLRALEDEARSLGLGELLLETGTEQPDAMRFYEREGYHPIEAFGVYVDEPQSRCYARSLS; encoded by the coding sequence ATGACGATCAGGATCAGCCGGGTGGCCTGGGACGACGAGGCGGGCACCGTGCTGCGGGCCGCCCAGCGCCGCGAACTCGACGCCCGCTACGGGAGCGACGATCACGAACCCGGCACACCGCCGACCGCAGCCGACATCACGCTCTTCCTGCTCGCCAGTGACGTCGACGACACCCCGCTGGGCTGCGGCGGCCTGCGGATGCTCGGTGAGGACCGGGCGGAGATCAAACGCATGTTCGTCGTGCAGCAGGCCAGGGGGACCGGCGTCGCCACTGCGCTCCTGCGGGCACTGGAGGACGAAGCGCGGTCGCTGGGTCTCGGTGAGCTCCTCCTCGAGACCGGCACGGAACAGCCGGACGCGATGCGGTTCTACGAGCGCGAGGGATACCACCCGATCGAGGCGTTCGGGGTGTACGTCGACGAGCCGCAGTCACGCTGTTACGCGCGCAGCCTGAGCTGA
- a CDS encoding glutaredoxin family protein, whose protein sequence is MSTLHVTLIGKPGCHLCDDARAVIDEVVAGLPSDGPTIEREELSILDDPALHDRHWEEIPVVLIDGRVHNYWRIDPDRLRSALLAD, encoded by the coding sequence GTGTCCACTCTGCACGTCACGCTCATCGGTAAGCCCGGCTGTCACCTCTGCGACGACGCGCGAGCCGTGATCGACGAGGTGGTCGCAGGTCTCCCGTCCGACGGCCCCACGATCGAACGCGAGGAGCTCTCGATCCTCGACGATCCGGCGCTCCACGACCGCCACTGGGAGGAGATCCCCGTCGTCCTCATCGACGGCAGGGTCCACAACTACTGGCGCATCGACCCCGACCGTCTGCGGTCCGCGCTGCTCGCCGACTGA
- a CDS encoding Dabb family protein, which produces MTIRHIVSWKLAATDEAERDAAFATMQSELEALAGFMPDDIERLQVGRNIAYPESNWDVVLVGDYPSLEALERYQVHPEHVRVVQIVRQLVVERSAVDFQLD; this is translated from the coding sequence GTGACCATCCGCCACATCGTCAGCTGGAAGCTGGCAGCAACGGACGAGGCCGAGCGCGACGCGGCGTTCGCCACGATGCAGTCCGAACTCGAGGCACTCGCCGGGTTCATGCCGGACGACATCGAGCGCCTCCAGGTCGGACGCAACATCGCCTACCCGGAGAGCAACTGGGACGTCGTGCTGGTCGGCGACTACCCGAGCCTCGAAGCCTTGGAGCGCTACCAGGTCCACCCGGAGCATGTCCGCGTGGTGCAGATCGTCCGCCAGCTCGTGGTCGAGCGCTCCGCGGTCGACTTCCAGCTCGACTGA
- a CDS encoding potassium channel family protein, which yields MVDRIKHDAPVLVIGLGRFGAACAGELDRLDREVLAIDDNSDLVQKWSDRVTHTVQADAKNIEALRQIGAQDFSVAVVAVGSSIEASVLITANLVDLKIPQIWAKAVSQSHGKILARVGASHVIYPEREAGERVAHLVSGRMLDFIQFDDDFALVKMYPPKPIRGLNLTESGVRTKYRITVVGVKSPGKPFTYATADTVVSNHDLIIVSGTSADIERFASLEG from the coding sequence TTGGTTGACCGCATCAAGCACGACGCCCCGGTCCTCGTCATCGGACTCGGTCGGTTCGGTGCGGCCTGCGCCGGCGAACTCGACCGGCTCGACCGCGAGGTGCTCGCGATCGACGACAACTCCGATCTCGTGCAGAAGTGGTCCGACCGGGTCACGCACACCGTGCAGGCCGACGCGAAGAACATCGAGGCGCTCCGGCAGATCGGCGCGCAGGACTTCTCGGTCGCGGTCGTCGCGGTCGGCTCCTCGATCGAGGCGAGCGTGCTCATCACCGCCAACCTCGTCGACCTCAAGATCCCGCAGATCTGGGCCAAGGCCGTCTCGCAGTCGCACGGCAAGATCCTCGCCCGAGTGGGGGCGAGCCACGTCATCTACCCCGAGCGCGAGGCCGGCGAACGCGTCGCCCACCTCGTGTCGGGCCGCATGCTCGACTTCATCCAGTTCGACGACGACTTCGCGCTCGTCAAGATGTACCCGCCGAAGCCCATCCGCGGGCTGAACCTGACGGAGTCGGGTGTCCGGACGAAGTACCGGATCACCGTCGTCGGGGTGAAGTCACCGGGGAAGCCCTTCACCTACGCGACCGCAGACACCGTCGTGTCGAACCACGACCTCATCATCGTCTCCGGCACGTCGGCCGACATCGAGCGCTTCGCCTCGCTCGAGGGCTGA
- the tadA gene encoding tRNA adenosine(34) deaminase TadA — protein sequence MHAPAEFAVWMDLAVAEAEAALASDDVPVGAVLVAPDGTVVSVGRNERELHTDPTAHAEVVAIRAAAAALADWHLTELTLVVTLEPCVMCAGAILAARIPRVVFGAWDEKAGAVGSVYDVLRDRRLQHRVEVYAGVEAERCSTLLTDFFRGADGVGAS from the coding sequence ATGCACGCACCGGCCGAGTTCGCCGTGTGGATGGACCTCGCCGTCGCCGAGGCCGAGGCGGCCCTCGCCAGCGACGACGTCCCGGTGGGCGCGGTCCTCGTCGCCCCGGACGGCACGGTCGTCTCCGTCGGGCGCAACGAGCGCGAGCTGCACACCGACCCGACCGCCCACGCCGAGGTGGTCGCTATCCGCGCCGCCGCGGCCGCGCTGGCCGACTGGCACCTCACGGAGCTGACGCTCGTCGTCACGCTCGAACCCTGCGTGATGTGCGCCGGCGCGATCCTCGCCGCCCGGATCCCGCGGGTCGTCTTCGGGGCCTGGGACGAGAAGGCCGGCGCGGTCGGTTCCGTCTACGACGTCCTACGCGACCGGCGACTGCAGCACCGCGTCGAGGTCTACGCGGGCGTGGAGGCCGAGCGCTGCTCGACGCTCCTCACCGACTTCTTCCGGGGCGCGGACGGCGTCGGAGCCTCCTGA
- a CDS encoding TrkH family potassium uptake protein has protein sequence MSGNAMGRRPEIIVRHGLARVREAVSDFAAKSTSRFAILVFSFLIFVFTMLFSLPIASADRQVTPIADALFTAVSVICVTGLSTVDMATHWSLFGHVLVFIGVQIGALGVLTLASILGFVIARRLGLRQKLMAASDTNPLRSHHGPVAEGQAVRLGEIGNLLVTVAVSALVIEAALAVLLFPRMLLDGINPWDAAWNSVYYAAMAFTNTGFTPNAEGLAAFENDYWFLSILMLGVFLGSIGFPVIYALSRNFRRPSRWSLHVKLTLVTTIILFFAGALAFILLEFNNPETWNKWNLWDTIFQGFFLSAMTRSGGFSTVDIGDLNGSTLLVADMLMFIGGGSASTAGGIKVTTLAVLFLAAFAEARGREGVEVFRRRIPQDVLRVAVSVVLWGATIVALSTIVILQMTKAPLDHVLFDVISAFATVGLSTGLVADLPDAGVYVLAVTMFLGRVGTVTLAAAVAASQSGQLFKRPEERPIVG, from the coding sequence ATGAGCGGCAATGCCATGGGTCGTCGTCCCGAGATCATCGTGCGCCACGGCCTCGCGAGGGTCCGGGAGGCCGTCAGCGACTTCGCGGCGAAGTCGACCTCCCGGTTCGCCATCCTCGTGTTCAGCTTCCTGATCTTCGTCTTCACGATGCTGTTCTCACTCCCCATCGCGAGCGCCGACCGCCAGGTGACCCCGATCGCCGACGCGCTCTTCACCGCCGTCTCCGTCATCTGCGTCACCGGGCTCTCGACCGTCGACATGGCCACGCACTGGTCCCTCTTCGGTCACGTGCTCGTGTTCATCGGCGTCCAGATCGGCGCGCTCGGCGTCCTGACCCTGGCCTCGATCCTCGGGTTCGTGATCGCCCGACGACTCGGGCTCCGCCAGAAGCTCATGGCGGCGAGTGACACGAACCCGCTGCGGTCGCACCACGGCCCCGTCGCCGAGGGTCAGGCGGTCCGCCTCGGGGAGATCGGCAACCTGCTCGTCACCGTCGCCGTCAGCGCGCTCGTGATCGAGGCGGCACTGGCGGTCCTGCTCTTCCCGCGCATGCTGCTCGACGGCATCAATCCCTGGGACGCCGCCTGGAACAGCGTCTACTACGCGGCCATGGCCTTCACCAACACCGGTTTCACGCCGAACGCCGAGGGCCTCGCGGCGTTCGAGAACGACTACTGGTTCCTCAGCATCCTCATGCTCGGGGTCTTCCTCGGCAGCATCGGCTTCCCGGTCATCTACGCGCTGAGCCGCAACTTCCGTCGGCCGAGCCGCTGGTCGCTGCACGTCAAGCTCACGCTCGTCACGACGATCATCCTGTTCTTCGCCGGGGCGCTCGCCTTCATCCTGCTCGAGTTCAACAACCCTGAGACCTGGAACAAATGGAACCTCTGGGACACGATCTTCCAGGGGTTCTTCCTGTCGGCCATGACCCGGTCGGGAGGCTTCTCCACGGTGGACATCGGCGACCTCAACGGTTCGACCCTGCTCGTCGCCGACATGCTCATGTTCATCGGCGGTGGTTCCGCCTCGACCGCCGGCGGGATCAAGGTGACGACGCTGGCCGTCCTGTTCCTGGCGGCGTTCGCCGAGGCCCGCGGCCGCGAGGGCGTGGAGGTCTTCCGCCGGCGGATCCCCCAGGACGTGCTCCGCGTCGCGGTGAGCGTCGTCCTCTGGGGCGCGACGATCGTGGCCCTGTCGACGATCGTCATCCTGCAGATGACCAAGGCTCCGCTCGACCACGTGCTGTTCGACGTCATCTCCGCCTTCGCGACCGTCGGGCTGAGCACCGGCCTCGTCGCGGACCTGCCCGACGCCGGGGTGTACGTCCTCGCCGTCACCATGTTCCTGGGCCGCGTTGGTACAGTGACACTCGCTGCAGCCGTGGCCGCGAGTCAGAGCGGCCAGCTGTTCAAACGTCCCGAAGAGAGGCCCATCGTTGGTTGA
- a CDS encoding helix-turn-helix domain-containing protein, with amino-acid sequence MTQDTADVRFLTVAEVAEMMRVSKMTVYRLVHSGELPAIRFGKSFRVPETAVDAVRQRPVADAG; translated from the coding sequence ATGACGCAGGACACTGCCGACGTCCGCTTCCTCACCGTGGCCGAAGTCGCCGAGATGATGCGGGTGTCCAAGATGACCGTGTATCGCCTGGTGCATTCGGGGGAGCTCCCGGCCATCCGGTTCGGGAAGTCGTTCCGAGTGCCGGAGACCGCCGTCGACGCCGTCCGGCAGCGCCCGGTCGCCGACGCCGGCTGA
- a CDS encoding TetR/AcrR family transcriptional regulator, whose amino-acid sequence MARTKDPAAQARISRAVWEVLGERGPHGLTLRAVAERAGCTTGLVLHRFPDKRALLLHARDLLHERTAARTEALEAAAETPRDALRAVLRQALSLTDETRQEARVWLGYLAAALDDEVLAERHRAGHGVFVARTRRLVAEIRPELTEAEVTATANVVVGFIEGVSTLSTADDDYYDAAAQLAALDRLLLVLGLDGTSHA is encoded by the coding sequence ATGGCAAGAACCAAGGACCCAGCGGCCCAGGCGCGGATCTCGCGCGCGGTCTGGGAGGTGCTGGGCGAACGCGGGCCGCACGGGTTGACCCTCCGCGCGGTCGCGGAGCGGGCCGGGTGCACGACCGGCCTCGTCCTGCATCGCTTCCCCGACAAGCGCGCGCTCCTGCTGCACGCTCGCGATCTGCTCCACGAGCGGACGGCCGCGCGGACCGAGGCGCTCGAAGCCGCAGCGGAGACCCCGCGTGACGCTCTGCGCGCCGTCCTCCGGCAGGCCCTGTCCCTCACGGACGAGACGCGCCAGGAGGCCCGGGTCTGGCTCGGCTACCTCGCGGCGGCGCTCGACGACGAGGTGCTGGCCGAACGGCACCGTGCGGGTCATGGTGTGTTCGTCGCGCGCACCCGCCGGCTCGTGGCCGAGATCCGCCCCGAGCTCACCGAGGCCGAGGTCACCGCGACGGCCAACGTCGTCGTCGGATTCATCGAGGGTGTCAGCACCCTGAGCACAGCCGACGACGATTACTACGACGCCGCGGCCCAGCTCGCCGCCCTGGACCGGCTGCTGCTCGTCCTCGGGCTCGACGGGACGAGCCACGCATGA
- a CDS encoding 30S ribosomal protein bS22 has product MGSVIKKRRKRMAKKKHRKLLRKTRHQRRNKK; this is encoded by the coding sequence GTGGGTTCTGTTATCAAGAAGCGCCGCAAGCGTATGGCGAAGAAGAAGCACCGCAAGCTGCTTCGCAAGACCCGTCACCAGCGCCGCAACAAGAAGTAG
- a CDS encoding helix-turn-helix domain-containing protein, whose protein sequence is MPTHSEAATILGERLRAARNERQLTLEDLGVLAGMHWTNIGKIERGQVHPSVETLVRLSTALDLDPAPFITGLNADMYPGRAHKLTARDLLAARRDQER, encoded by the coding sequence ATGCCTACACATTCGGAAGCCGCGACCATCCTCGGCGAGCGGTTGCGGGCCGCCCGCAACGAGCGACAGCTGACCCTCGAGGACCTGGGCGTGTTGGCGGGGATGCACTGGACGAACATCGGCAAGATCGAGCGAGGGCAGGTGCACCCGAGCGTGGAGACGCTCGTCCGACTGAGTACCGCGCTCGACCTCGACCCGGCCCCGTTCATCACGGGCCTCAACGCGGACATGTACCCGGGCCGGGCGCACAAGCTGACGGCCCGCGACCTGCTGGCCGCTCGCCGCGACCAGGAACGCTGA
- a CDS encoding GNAT family N-acetyltransferase gives MIVVERWADAPAHHRERFAGLLEEYHRRTEHEKLLGREPRPDEPAPTTTLPDRYRAEITDPGTAFASDEVLLAVEDDLVLGCVVLTDGPSPELKRLWVAPDARRRGVAATLLEAATTVSRQRGDVAVRLSVWRWRSAAIALYRRSGFVAVASWDGRPGLDCFVRSFD, from the coding sequence ATGATCGTCGTGGAACGGTGGGCGGATGCTCCGGCTCATCACCGGGAGCGGTTCGCCGGGCTCCTCGAGGAGTACCACCGCCGGACCGAGCATGAGAAGCTCCTCGGCCGAGAACCGCGTCCGGACGAGCCCGCTCCGACGACCACCCTCCCCGACCGCTACCGGGCCGAGATCACCGACCCGGGCACGGCCTTCGCCTCCGACGAGGTCCTCCTGGCCGTCGAGGACGACCTGGTGCTCGGCTGCGTCGTCCTGACGGACGGCCCGTCGCCGGAGCTCAAGCGACTCTGGGTCGCCCCCGACGCTCGTCGCAGGGGCGTTGCCGCAACCCTGCTCGAGGCCGCGACCACCGTCTCCCGGCAGCGGGGCGACGTCGCCGTCCGTCTCTCCGTGTGGCGCTGGCGCTCCGCCGCGATCGCGCTCTACCGACGGTCCGGCTTCGTCGCGGTCGCGTCCTGGGACGGCAGACCCGGCCTCGACTGCTTCGTGCGGTCCTTCGACTGA
- the upp gene encoding uracil phosphoribosyltransferase: MRVHVADHPLITHKLTVLRDKTTPSPVFRALTEELVTLLAYEATRGVTVEEITIQTPVTETVGVKISEPRPLVVPILRAGLGMLEGMVKLLPTAEVGFLGMVRNEETLEPTTYAERLPDDLSDRQCFVLDPMLATGGSLAAAIDFLFQRGAMHVTAICLLAAPEGLERLEAETAGKDVTIVLGALDEKLDENGYIVPGLGDAGDRLYGVV; this comes from the coding sequence ATGCGAGTGCACGTAGCCGACCACCCACTCATCACCCACAAGCTCACGGTGCTCCGCGACAAGACGACACCCTCACCGGTGTTCCGTGCCCTCACCGAGGAGCTCGTCACGTTGCTCGCCTACGAGGCGACGCGCGGCGTCACGGTCGAGGAGATCACGATCCAGACGCCCGTCACCGAGACGGTCGGCGTCAAGATCAGCGAGCCGCGTCCGCTCGTGGTCCCGATCCTGCGGGCCGGCCTCGGCATGCTCGAGGGCATGGTGAAGCTGCTCCCCACCGCGGAGGTCGGCTTCCTCGGCATGGTGCGCAACGAGGAGACCCTCGAACCCACCACATACGCGGAGCGCCTCCCCGACGACCTGTCCGACCGCCAGTGCTTCGTGCTCGACCCGATGCTCGCGACCGGTGGCTCGCTCGCGGCGGCGATCGACTTCCTCTTCCAGCGCGGTGCGATGCACGTCACCGCCATCTGCCTGCTCGCCGCCCCCGAGGGCCTCGAGCGCCTCGAGGCCGAGACGGCAGGCAAGGACGTCACCATCGTCCTCGGCGCCCTCGACGAGAAGCTCGACGAGAACGGGTACATCGTCCCCGGCCTCGGCGACGCCGGCGACCGCCTCTACGGCGTCGTCTGA
- a CDS encoding ArsR/SmtB family transcription factor has product MADIFDVIADTTRRDILALLLERHGGTGTSVSEIVAQLGLSQPTVSKHLKVLREAELVEVREEGQHRYYSLDSAPLEDVEDWLIPFLSVDYQDDGVDFAALSLPDQAKAVAGSVGKVAADVTHAVQSVTKKLRP; this is encoded by the coding sequence ATGGCCGACATTTTCGACGTGATCGCTGACACCACCAGGCGGGACATCCTCGCGCTGCTGCTCGAACGGCACGGTGGCACCGGGACGAGCGTCTCCGAGATCGTCGCCCAGCTCGGCCTCAGCCAACCGACGGTGTCGAAGCACCTCAAGGTCCTGCGCGAAGCAGAGCTCGTGGAGGTGCGCGAGGAGGGCCAGCACCGCTATTACAGCCTGGACTCGGCGCCGCTCGAGGACGTGGAGGACTGGCTCATCCCGTTCCTCAGCGTCGACTACCAGGACGACGGTGTCGATTTCGCGGCGTTGTCGCTGCCGGACCAGGCCAAGGCGGTCGCCGGATCGGTCGGCAAGGTCGCGGCGGACGTGACCCACGCGGTGCAGTCGGTCACGAAGAAGCTCCGCCCCTAG
- the proC gene encoding pyrroline-5-carboxylate reductase, which translates to MSETISLPSIAILGAGSMGGAVLRGLVQPGVEVDGGITVTNRTIAKAEALAELPGVTSIALEQDADGNRRAAAAAKIVLIGVKPYLVADLLAEIADTLQPGTIVVSLAAGIRGAAFEAALPESVSVLRSMPNTPSYVGLGVTGLAPGTRSSEDDLAIVTALFETVGQVVVIPESKIDALSAISGSGPAYVYYLIEELTRTAIGLGFTPEQASVMVDGTFRGATELLATTGESAEQLRINVTSPKGTTERALAVLAEAGFSETFDRAAAAAIARAEELSAS; encoded by the coding sequence GTGAGTGAAACGATCAGCCTGCCCAGCATCGCCATCCTCGGAGCCGGTTCGATGGGAGGGGCCGTCCTCCGCGGTCTCGTCCAGCCGGGTGTCGAGGTCGACGGTGGCATCACGGTGACGAACCGGACCATCGCCAAGGCGGAGGCTCTGGCCGAGCTGCCGGGCGTCACCTCGATCGCCCTCGAGCAGGACGCCGACGGCAACCGACGGGCGGCAGCCGCGGCGAAGATCGTCCTGATCGGCGTGAAGCCCTACCTGGTCGCCGACCTCCTCGCCGAGATCGCCGACACGTTGCAGCCGGGCACCATCGTCGTGAGCCTTGCGGCCGGCATCCGCGGTGCGGCCTTCGAGGCCGCCCTGCCGGAGTCGGTCTCGGTGTTGCGTTCCATGCCGAACACTCCGTCCTACGTGGGGCTCGGCGTCACCGGGCTCGCGCCGGGTACCCGGTCGAGCGAGGACGACCTCGCCATCGTCACCGCGCTCTTCGAGACCGTCGGCCAGGTGGTCGTCATCCCCGAATCGAAGATCGACGCCCTCAGCGCCATCTCCGGTTCCGGTCCGGCGTACGTCTACTACCTCATCGAGGAACTGACCCGCACGGCGATCGGCCTCGGGTTCACCCCCGAGCAGGCGTCCGTGATGGTCGACGGCACCTTCCGTGGCGCGACGGAACTCCTCGCGACGACGGGGGAGAGCGCCGAGCAGCTGCGGATCAACGTCACGAGCCCCAAGGGGACGACGGAACGGGCGCTCGCCGTGCTCGCCGAGGCGGGCTTCAGCGAGACGTTCGACCGTGCTGCGGCAGCCGCCATCGCACGCGCCGAGGAGCTGTCGGCGTCCTGA
- a CDS encoding MarP family serine protease has translation MQPGVILDIILVVVLIGFLIRGWRAGLLGSLGGLVGLAAGGVGAFFAIPLVASWVPDAAWRGWAAVAAAVVVLAVGYTIGAFIGGAIGSVVRKTPLRGLERLLGAALNLVVTALVLVTAALGVGSLGIPLLAQAVGSSAVIGTIDRVTPVQVKSTLAQLRSTVVDGGAQRVIEAFGGTADVPAAPQLDTSTTALQTASASVVRISGTAESCSRSLTGSGFVFADDLVMTNAHVLAGVTNPVVEVPGSMPREGRIVYFDPVDDLAVIRVDDLGARSLPLAPNPAPGSNAVVAGYPFGGPYTAGGAQVIVVGPSLVADISGNNPTSRQVVTLSGTVQPGNSGGPLLTESGEVAGVIFARDANSAPVGYALAMDEVLPVVALAGSLQSAVPSGACLAD, from the coding sequence ATGCAACCCGGCGTGATCCTCGACATCATCCTCGTCGTCGTCCTGATCGGCTTCCTGATCCGCGGGTGGCGTGCGGGGCTCCTCGGGAGCCTCGGCGGGCTCGTCGGGCTGGCGGCCGGTGGGGTCGGCGCGTTCTTCGCGATCCCGCTCGTCGCCTCGTGGGTGCCGGACGCGGCCTGGCGTGGCTGGGCGGCCGTGGCGGCGGCGGTGGTCGTCCTCGCCGTCGGCTACACGATCGGTGCGTTCATCGGCGGGGCCATCGGCTCCGTCGTCCGCAAGACCCCGCTGCGCGGTCTGGAACGGCTGCTCGGCGCCGCCCTCAACCTCGTCGTCACCGCGCTCGTCCTCGTGACCGCGGCACTCGGTGTCGGCTCCCTCGGCATCCCGCTGCTCGCCCAGGCGGTCGGGTCGTCCGCGGTGATCGGCACGATCGACCGCGTCACGCCCGTGCAGGTGAAGAGCACGCTCGCGCAGCTCCGCTCCACGGTGGTCGACGGTGGGGCCCAACGCGTCATCGAGGCGTTCGGCGGAACCGCGGACGTCCCCGCCGCCCCGCAGCTCGACACCTCGACGACGGCGCTGCAGACGGCCTCCGCGTCCGTGGTGCGCATCAGCGGCACCGCCGAGTCCTGCTCGCGGAGCCTCACCGGAAGCGGCTTCGTCTTCGCCGACGACCTGGTCATGACGAACGCGCACGTCCTCGCCGGCGTGACGAACCCGGTCGTCGAGGTCCCGGGGTCCATGCCTCGGGAAGGGCGGATCGTCTACTTCGACCCGGTCGACGACCTCGCCGTCATCCGCGTCGACGACCTCGGCGCCCGATCGCTGCCGCTCGCACCGAATCCGGCGCCCGGATCGAACGCCGTCGTCGCCGGGTATCCGTTCGGCGGCCCGTACACGGCCGGTGGCGCGCAGGTCATCGTGGTGGGGCCGAGCCTCGTCGCCGACATCAGCGGGAACAACCCGACGAGCCGTCAGGTCGTGACGCTGTCCGGGACGGTGCAGCCGGGCAACTCCGGTGGCCCGCTGCTCACCGAGTCCGGTGAGGTGGCGGGCGTGATCTTCGCCCGCGATGCGAACTCCGCGCCGGTCGGCTACGCGCTCGCGATGGACGAGGTCCTGCCCGTCGTCGCGCTCGCCGGGTCACTGCAGTCCGCGGTCCCGTCGGGCGCCTGCCTCGCCGACTGA
- a CDS encoding winged helix-turn-helix domain-containing protein → MSLAAVQTTRPTRQLAAVEDAPRAATPHVRAVPAGPEARGFVLYVGLDEAKAAAAGTSLGEIVEAIKALTAQFAPEAETHAAVALAPRGAGGRDLDVVRLALQDPSALAAHRDEVDEEEQDRAHAGVVVDISRKRLVLDNEAAPLTYKEFELLQYLVLREGRTIERAELISSLWRAGDDEEVPNERTIDVHVRRLRAKLGRYEDIVRTVRGVGYRFDRHADVSIRYASTPSPDLF, encoded by the coding sequence ATGTCTCTTGCAGCCGTTCAGACCACCCGCCCCACCCGCCAGCTCGCCGCCGTCGAGGACGCACCTCGGGCCGCGACCCCGCACGTCCGTGCTGTTCCGGCCGGCCCCGAAGCCCGAGGCTTCGTCCTCTACGTCGGCCTCGACGAGGCGAAGGCGGCGGCGGCCGGCACGAGCCTCGGTGAGATCGTCGAGGCCATCAAGGCCCTGACCGCCCAGTTCGCCCCGGAGGCCGAGACGCACGCAGCCGTCGCACTGGCCCCGCGCGGTGCCGGCGGCCGCGACCTCGACGTCGTCCGGCTCGCCCTGCAGGACCCCTCGGCACTCGCGGCCCACCGTGACGAGGTCGACGAGGAGGAGCAGGACCGCGCCCACGCGGGTGTCGTCGTCGACATCTCCCGAAAGCGCCTGGTACTCGACAACGAGGCCGCGCCGCTCACGTACAAGGAGTTCGAGCTCCTCCAGTACCTCGTCCTCCGCGAGGGACGCACGATCGAGCGCGCGGAGCTCATCTCCTCGCTGTGGCGCGCCGGCGACGACGAAGAGGTTCCGAACGAGCGGACCATCGACGTCCACGTTCGTCGCCTCCGCGCCAAGCTCGGCCGCTACGAGGACATCGTCCGCACCGTGCGCGGTGTCGGCTACCGCTTCGACCGCCACGCGGACGTCTCCATCCGCTACGCCAGCACCCCGTCGCCCGACCTGTTCTGA
- a CDS encoding DMT family transporter: MAATSFPALAAGALLLSGTAGVVAQSARTAVDIDIPTISVTPYQAIGIPIALVGAFFLAVGTQLQSRGVGKVEAASSAFGLKQLPQLLGRPSWLIGTLLLGLAIVFQLVALGFAPLIVVQPLGAIALVITALLNARVTRVKITKEQTRAMVLCVAGIGLFVIVAALYAVEEPIRQPQLIIILIMLAVVTAALAAAYALWRRKLHTVFYVVAAGVLYGFVVTLAKVVINRVITQNFEGLTVVGIIGLLVAAGLGGFFVQKAHQSGQPDLVVAGLTVVDPLVAVGIGIVVLGEASNAPWYALVLFVVAGAVAVFGVWKLAMRPVPAPGDKPKKPRVI, translated from the coding sequence ATGGCGGCCACGTCGTTCCCGGCCCTTGCGGCCGGCGCCCTGCTGCTGTCTGGTACAGCCGGTGTCGTCGCGCAGTCCGCCCGCACTGCGGTCGACATCGACATCCCCACGATCAGTGTCACGCCGTACCAGGCGATCGGCATCCCGATCGCGCTCGTCGGAGCGTTCTTCCTCGCGGTCGGGACGCAGTTGCAGTCCCGCGGTGTCGGCAAGGTGGAGGCGGCGTCGTCGGCCTTCGGTCTGAAGCAGCTGCCGCAGCTCCTCGGGCGTCCGTCCTGGCTCATCGGGACGTTGCTCCTCGGCCTGGCGATCGTGTTCCAGCTCGTCGCGCTCGGCTTCGCTCCGCTCATCGTCGTGCAGCCCCTGGGGGCGATCGCCCTCGTGATCACGGCGCTCCTGAACGCCAGGGTCACCCGGGTGAAGATCACGAAGGAGCAGACCCGCGCGATGGTGCTCTGCGTCGCCGGTATCGGTCTCTTCGTCATCGTCGCGGCGCTGTACGCGGTGGAGGAGCCGATCCGTCAGCCGCAGCTCATCATCATCCTCATCATGCTCGCGGTCGTGACCGCTGCACTCGCGGCGGCGTACGCCCTGTGGCGGCGGAAGCTGCACACCGTCTTCTACGTGGTCGCAGCCGGTGTGCTGTACGGCTTCGTCGTCACGCTCGCGAAGGTGGTCATCAACCGGGTGATCACGCAGAACTTCGAGGGGCTCACCGTCGTCGGCATCATCGGCCTGCTCGTGGCCGCCGGGCTCGGTGGCTTCTTCGTCCAGAAGGCGCACCAGAGCGGGCAGCCGGACCTCGTGGTCGCCGGACTCACCGTCGTCGACCCGCTCGTCGCGGTCGGCATCGGCATCGTGGTGCTGGGCGAGGCTTCGAACGCCCCCTGGTACGCCCTCGTGCTGTTCGTCGTCGCCGGAGCGGTGGCCGTGTTCGGCGTCTGGAAGCTCGCGATGCGACCGGTCCCGGCTCCCGGCGACAAGCCGAAGAAGCCCCGCGTCATCTGA